A region of Bacillota bacterium DNA encodes the following proteins:
- a CDS encoding winged helix-turn-helix transcriptional regulator translates to MQASDVCDEFTPSGDEAAKLKDRLIEVAGLSEIFKALGDETRTKILYLLSLQELCVCNLAQILDMSVPAVSHHLRLLRALHLVKYRRDGKAVRYSLDDEHIVNMIRQAQEHFAEDR, encoded by the coding sequence ATGCAAGCGAGCGATGTCTGCGACGAGTTCACGCCCTCGGGCGACGAGGCCGCCAAGCTCAAGGACAGACTCATTGAGGTGGCTGGCCTCTCCGAGATATTCAAGGCGCTGGGCGACGAGACCCGCACCAAGATCCTTTACCTGCTGTCACTGCAAGAGCTTTGCGTATGCAATCTCGCCCAGATCCTTGACATGAGCGTTCCCGCTGTATCCCATCACCTCAGGCTCCTGAGGGCGCTGCATCTGGTGAAATACCGTCGTGACGGCAAGGCCGTACGGTATTCTCTCGACGACGAGCACATCGTGAACATGATCCGGCAAGCCCAGGAGCACTTCGCGGAAGACAGGTGA
- the cadA gene encoding cadmium-translocating P-type ATPase → MPELTMSPKDRATLHRKHDSMERNHQDGARRDEPHGQQTQRTRMEARGPAQAAAKAQRERADGRSAEDGRAAAVRKELAMTVLAGVLFIAGLVAQHALRHSVYRIVEYPIFLSAYVLVGTKVVRSAVRNLVRGEFLDETFLMTVATIGAIVIHQLPEAVAVMLFYAVGELLQDAALDRSRRAIGALLDIRPDVARLKTGDEARLVRPEEVEVGQVVMVWPGERIPLDGDVVAGSSFVDASALTGEPTPISVGPGKEVLAGMVNQDGTLEVRVRRRAAESAVSRILSLVENAAVRKSPTERFITKFARYYTPAITLAALGVALVPPLVLPGATFGTWAYRALVLLVISCPCALVISIPLGYFGGIGSASRHGILVKGANYLDALASLHTVAFDKTGTLTKGVFRVTEVSVRNGYSRDELLEVAAMAEANSAHPIAKSILEAYGKPVQTHLVRDYREISGHGVQASVDGREILAGNDRLMHMENIDHDSCDLEGTAVYVAVNRVFAGYIVISDELRPDAALAVAGLRELGVKKTVMLTGDDESTARAVAKLTGVDAYFSELLPEEKVARLEEISLEATRPRRQKLAFVGDGINDAPVIARADVGIAMGGLGRDAAVEAADVVIMNDEPSKLVVAVRIARGTRAVVLQNIAFALSVKTAFVLLGVVGVATMWEAVFADVGVALIAILNATRLLGRDFAVK, encoded by the coding sequence ATGCCAGAGCTGACTATGTCGCCAAAAGATCGCGCTACCCTTCATCGGAAACACGATTCTATGGAACGCAACCACCAGGACGGCGCCAGGCGCGATGAGCCGCACGGTCAGCAGACTCAGCGGACCAGGATGGAGGCACGAGGGCCCGCGCAGGCCGCCGCCAAGGCGCAAAGAGAGCGTGCGGACGGGAGGTCCGCGGAGGACGGACGCGCCGCGGCTGTGAGAAAAGAGCTTGCGATGACCGTGCTCGCAGGCGTGCTCTTCATCGCCGGCCTCGTCGCCCAACACGCGCTTCGCCATAGCGTGTACCGGATTGTGGAGTACCCCATCTTCCTTTCGGCGTACGTCCTCGTGGGTACAAAGGTGGTCCGCTCCGCCGTGCGGAACCTCGTGCGAGGCGAGTTCCTCGACGAAACATTCCTCATGACCGTGGCGACCATCGGGGCCATCGTCATCCACCAACTGCCTGAGGCCGTGGCGGTTATGCTTTTTTATGCCGTGGGCGAGCTCCTTCAGGACGCCGCCCTCGACCGGTCGCGCCGGGCCATCGGAGCTCTCCTCGATATCAGACCCGATGTCGCCCGTCTCAAGACCGGGGATGAGGCTAGGCTCGTCCGTCCGGAGGAGGTCGAAGTCGGTCAGGTGGTGATGGTCTGGCCCGGAGAGCGCATCCCGCTCGACGGCGATGTCGTGGCAGGTTCGTCGTTCGTGGACGCATCCGCTCTCACGGGGGAGCCCACGCCCATCAGCGTTGGGCCTGGGAAAGAAGTCCTCGCCGGCATGGTGAACCAGGACGGCACGCTCGAGGTCCGTGTACGCCGGAGAGCCGCGGAATCCGCCGTATCAAGGATCCTGAGTCTCGTCGAAAACGCGGCCGTGCGCAAATCCCCGACCGAGCGGTTCATCACCAAGTTTGCGCGTTACTACACCCCGGCGATCACGCTGGCGGCCCTCGGGGTGGCGCTTGTTCCGCCGCTCGTCCTCCCTGGCGCGACGTTTGGCACGTGGGCGTATCGTGCCCTGGTGCTGCTGGTCATCTCGTGCCCGTGCGCGCTTGTCATCTCGATCCCGCTGGGTTATTTCGGTGGCATAGGCAGCGCCTCGCGCCACGGCATCCTCGTCAAAGGGGCGAACTACTTGGATGCCCTTGCTTCGCTCCACACCGTAGCGTTCGACAAGACCGGGACTCTCACGAAGGGGGTGTTTCGCGTCACCGAGGTGTCCGTCCGCAACGGCTATTCCAGGGACGAGCTCCTCGAAGTCGCGGCGATGGCAGAGGCCAACTCCGCCCACCCCATAGCCAAGTCCATTCTCGAGGCGTACGGCAAACCGGTGCAAACCCACCTCGTGCGAGATTACCGTGAGATCTCAGGGCATGGCGTGCAGGCTTCCGTCGATGGCCGAGAGATCCTCGCCGGGAACGACCGGCTCATGCACATGGAGAACATCGACCACGATTCGTGTGATCTCGAAGGAACCGCCGTTTATGTAGCGGTGAACAGGGTCTTCGCGGGCTACATCGTGATCTCCGACGAATTGAGGCCTGACGCGGCGCTGGCCGTGGCCGGCCTCAGAGAGCTGGGAGTGAAGAAGACGGTCATGCTCACGGGGGACGACGAATCCACGGCAAGGGCTGTCGCCAAGCTCACCGGAGTGGATGCGTACTTCTCGGAGTTGCTCCCGGAGGAGAAAGTGGCCAGGCTCGAGGAGATCTCACTGGAAGCGACCAGGCCGCGCCGCCAGAAGCTCGCGTTCGTGGGCGACGGCATCAACGATGCACCCGTCATCGCGCGAGCCGACGTCGGGATCGCCATGGGCGGCCTCGGGAGAGACGCAGCCGTCGAGGCCGCGGACGTCGTCATCATGAACGACGAGCCTTCCAAGCTGGTTGTGGCCGTTCGCATCGCGCGGGGCACGAGAGCCGTCGTCCTCCAGAACATCGCCTTTGCGCTCAGTGTGAAGACGGCTTTCGTACTGCTCGGCGTGGTAGGCGTTGCCACTATGTGGGAAGCCGTGTTTGCCGACGTGGGCGTGGCCTTGATCGCCATCCTGAACGCCACGAGGTTGCTCGGCCGAGATTTCGCGGTCAAGTAA